The following coding sequences are from one Rutidosis leptorrhynchoides isolate AG116_Rl617_1_P2 chromosome 11, CSIRO_AGI_Rlap_v1, whole genome shotgun sequence window:
- the LOC139877451 gene encoding CRIB domain-containing protein RIC2-like, whose protein sequence is MKETISRFLVLPFYMGCLSQSTTKIDKSKVATTMSMKKEGSSKAKFKKPWNFVAPSRSNISRAMGRLIRVAFKSFTHVFAYKDIEDTRIETEMEIGYPTDVKHVTHIGYDGSMTTNLDKNSDTLQLTDINSFPSVSLEQFELAMAAQAET, encoded by the exons ATGAAAGAGACAATTTCAAGATTTCTTGTTCTTCCTTTTTATATGGGATGTTTGTCTCAATCAACTACAAAGATAGACAAAAGTAAAGTTGCAACAACAATGAGTATGAAGAAAGAAGGTTCATCAAAGGCTAAATTCAAGAAACCATGGAATTTTGTAGCTCCAAGTAGATCTAACATTTCTAGAGCCATGGGTAGACTAATAAGAGTCGCATTCAAAAGCTTTACTCATGTATTTG CGTACAAAGATATCGAGGACACCCGGATTGAAACAGAGATGGAAATTGGATATCCAACAGATGTGAAGCATGTCACACACATAGGCTATGATGGATCTATGACTACAAACCTCGATAAAAACTCGGATACTCTTCAACTAACCGACATAAATTCTTTTCCATCGGTTTCTTTAGAACAATTTGAGCTTGCGATGGCTGCTCAGGCGGAGACGTAG